From Sinorhizobium sp. RAC02, a single genomic window includes:
- a CDS encoding methyl-accepting chemotaxis protein → MPEIDIKRPLWITITACGFAAVLFSSVAIGGTAWYRQSIATNDALQREVASDLALIETDMAAQRKAASALALTLAAEPEVAGLITSNARDEIIARHAAAWPVVVSEGGLQLMTFINAKGEAVARIHTPDKFGDDMKGRRKTVVEALSSGKLVAGIEPGRTAVSMFASAPVVSGGEIVGVVDVGTSLTNAYFEPLAARIGGEVAVHILVDGKLAKQASTTEASLLSEDDLTAAFAGEAVQKRVSAGDTTFVVKAVPFNNYSGTKIGIMEIASDVSAVVNDGKTAVWMTVAGTVVVSLLSLLGFFLFARALAGTLGRLTGTMTRLAGGDLTATVEGDARPDEVGAMARAVKVFKDNGLKARELEQQAEALRDQSEEQRRITAEQERIRAEAMELATNGLAGGLQQLASGNLAVQLNQSFSEEFESLRDDFNRAVRQLRDTMSAVADATGSIDSGSREISQSADDLSKRTEQQAASLEETAAALDQITTNVANSSKRVEEARTVAIQANQSASQSGEVVAKAVDAMGKIEQSSNQISNIIGVIDDIAFQTNLLALNAGVEAARAGEAGKGFAVVAQEVRELAQRSAMAAKEIKGLINNSSVEVESGVHLVSQTGAALKTIEGYIVAINQHMDAITTSSREQSIGLTEVNTAVNQMDQVTQQNAAMVEEANAAGATLANEAARLRDVVARFQLGSGTSAGSPARRAAPALAAAHAAPSNSPARNMVNRIASAFTARGSAAVAVDKDSWEEF, encoded by the coding sequence ATGCCCGAAATCGATATTAAACGCCCTTTGTGGATTACGATAACAGCCTGCGGCTTTGCGGCAGTGCTATTTTCCAGCGTTGCGATCGGAGGGACGGCCTGGTACCGGCAGTCGATTGCGACCAATGACGCCTTGCAGCGGGAAGTCGCGAGCGACCTGGCGCTGATCGAGACCGACATGGCAGCCCAGCGCAAGGCTGCTTCCGCTCTCGCGCTGACGCTCGCCGCCGAGCCCGAGGTCGCCGGCCTGATCACCAGCAATGCCCGTGACGAGATCATTGCCCGACATGCGGCCGCCTGGCCCGTCGTTGTCAGCGAAGGCGGTCTGCAGCTGATGACCTTCATCAATGCGAAGGGCGAGGCCGTCGCACGCATCCATACGCCGGATAAGTTCGGTGACGACATGAAGGGCCGCCGCAAGACCGTTGTCGAGGCCTTGTCGAGCGGCAAGCTCGTGGCGGGCATCGAGCCGGGCCGCACCGCGGTCAGCATGTTCGCTTCCGCGCCCGTCGTCAGCGGCGGCGAGATCGTCGGCGTCGTCGATGTCGGGACCAGCCTGACGAACGCCTACTTCGAACCGCTCGCAGCGCGCATCGGCGGCGAGGTAGCGGTCCATATCCTTGTCGACGGCAAGCTGGCAAAGCAGGCATCGACGACCGAGGCTTCATTGCTTTCCGAAGACGACCTGACGGCGGCCTTCGCCGGAGAGGCAGTTCAGAAGCGCGTGAGCGCCGGTGACACGACGTTCGTCGTCAAGGCCGTGCCGTTCAACAACTATTCCGGCACCAAGATCGGCATCATGGAGATTGCATCCGACGTCAGCGCTGTCGTCAACGACGGCAAAACCGCCGTGTGGATGACGGTCGCCGGCACGGTCGTGGTTTCGCTGCTGTCGCTTCTCGGCTTCTTCCTCTTCGCCCGCGCGCTGGCCGGTACGCTCGGTCGCCTCACCGGCACCATGACGCGGCTGGCCGGCGGGGATCTCACGGCAACCGTCGAAGGTGATGCGCGTCCCGACGAGGTCGGCGCGATGGCACGTGCGGTCAAGGTCTTCAAAGACAACGGCCTCAAGGCACGCGAACTCGAACAGCAGGCGGAAGCCCTGCGCGATCAGTCCGAAGAGCAGCGGCGCATCACGGCCGAACAGGAGCGCATACGCGCGGAAGCGATGGAACTGGCGACCAATGGGCTTGCTGGCGGTCTGCAGCAGCTCGCTTCCGGCAATCTCGCCGTTCAGCTGAACCAGTCGTTCTCCGAGGAGTTCGAGAGCCTGCGCGACGACTTCAACCGCGCCGTGCGGCAGTTGCGCGATACGATGTCGGCCGTGGCGGATGCGACGGGCTCCATCGACAGCGGCTCTCGCGAAATCAGCCAGAGCGCCGATGACCTTTCCAAGCGCACCGAGCAGCAGGCGGCCTCATTGGAAGAAACCGCCGCCGCCCTCGACCAGATCACGACCAATGTCGCGAACTCTTCCAAGCGCGTCGAGGAGGCCCGCACGGTCGCCATTCAGGCGAACCAGAGTGCCAGCCAGTCGGGCGAGGTGGTTGCGAAAGCCGTCGATGCGATGGGCAAGATCGAGCAGTCTTCGAACCAGATCTCCAACATCATCGGCGTCATCGACGACATCGCCTTCCAGACCAATCTGCTTGCGCTGAATGCGGGCGTCGAAGCGGCGCGTGCGGGCGAAGCCGGCAAGGGGTTCGCCGTCGTCGCACAGGAAGTCCGCGAGCTTGCGCAGCGTTCCGCAATGGCCGCGAAGGAAATCAAGGGTTTGATCAACAATTCGTCCGTCGAGGTCGAAAGCGGCGTTCATCTCGTCAGCCAGACGGGTGCGGCCCTCAAGACGATTGAAGGCTATATCGTCGCCATCAACCAGCACATGGATGCGATCACGACCTCATCCCGCGAGCAGTCGATCGGGTTGACCGAGGTAAACACGGCCGTCAACCAGATGGACCAAGTGACCCAGCAGAATGCGGCAATGGTGGAAGAAGCCAATGCCGCCGGTGCCACGCTCGCGAACGAGGCGGCTCGGCTGCGCGATGTGGTTGCGCGGTTCCAGCTGGGGAGCGGCACATCTGCGGGCTCCCCGGCACGCCGTGCGGCACCCGCTTTGGCGGCCGCTCATGCAGCCCCTTCGAACTCGCCCGCCCGCAACATGGTCAATCGCATTGCCAGCGCCTTCACCGCCCGCGGCTCGGCGGCAGTCGCGGTCGACAAGGATTCCTGGGAAGAATTCTAA
- a CDS encoding dihydrodipicolinate synthase family protein → MTKQAFVALVTCFNEDETINYQATRAQVRRQVEVGNNIMCAGTNGDFTALTFEEKVRLTEEVVDEVGGRVKVIVNAGMPATFETIKLAREFDRIGVDGIAVITPFFIACTQDGLIRHFSTVADAVTTPVYLYDIPARTQNHIEAETARALSGHGNIAGIKDSGGAKETLEAYLQVAKEVEGFEVYSGPDHLVLWALQNGAAGCISGLGNAMPHVLAGILRAVNGGDAAEAEKQQAIFAAFRTDLYALGFAPAMVKRALYLQDASVGASRQPALLPNAEQDARIADILRQYGLR, encoded by the coding sequence ATGACCAAGCAAGCCTTCGTGGCCCTCGTGACCTGCTTCAACGAGGATGAAACCATCAACTATCAGGCGACGCGAGCGCAGGTCCGCCGACAGGTCGAGGTCGGCAACAACATCATGTGTGCGGGCACCAACGGCGACTTCACGGCGCTGACCTTTGAAGAGAAAGTGCGCTTGACGGAAGAGGTGGTCGACGAGGTCGGCGGTCGCGTCAAGGTGATCGTCAATGCCGGCATGCCGGCGACTTTCGAGACGATAAAGCTGGCCCGCGAGTTCGACCGCATCGGCGTCGATGGCATCGCCGTCATCACGCCCTTTTTCATCGCCTGCACGCAGGACGGCCTCATCCGCCATTTCTCGACCGTGGCGGACGCGGTGACGACGCCGGTCTACCTCTACGACATTCCGGCCCGCACGCAGAACCACATCGAAGCGGAAACCGCCCGCGCACTTTCTGGCCACGGCAACATCGCCGGCATCAAGGATTCGGGAGGAGCGAAGGAGACGCTGGAGGCCTATCTTCAGGTGGCGAAGGAGGTCGAGGGTTTCGAGGTCTATTCCGGTCCCGACCATCTGGTGCTCTGGGCCTTGCAGAACGGCGCCGCCGGCTGCATTTCCGGCCTTGGCAATGCCATGCCGCATGTGCTTGCCGGCATCCTGAGGGCCGTCAATGGAGGTGATGCCGCGGAGGCGGAAAAGCAGCAGGCGATCTTCGCCGCCTTCCGCACGGACCTTTACGCGCTCGGTTTTGCACCCGCCATGGTCAAGCGCGCCCTCTACCTGCAGGACGCCTCCGTCGGCGCCAGCCGCCAGCCGGCCTTGCTGCCGAATGCCGAGCAGGACGCCCGTATTGCGGATATCCTGCGCCAATACGGGCTGCGCTAA
- a CDS encoding ABC transporter ATP-binding protein: MAEHLLEVRNLSVEFHTAVGVVKAVRNISYHLDRGETLAILGESGSGKSVSSSAIMNLIDMPPGRISSGEILLDGVDLLKMPAQQRREVNGRRIAMIFQDPLSHLNPVYTVGWQIREALTTHGTASAQAKAEALRLLTRVGIPNPEQSLDKYPHEFSGGQRQRVMIAMALALRPDLLIADEPTTALDVTVQAEVLALLEELQQETGMAVLIITHDLGVVAEIADRVVVMEKGVLVETGTVREVYKNPQHPYTRKLIAAAPGKGEMHAPAARAEPVLSVRDVRKRYGSFEALKGVSFDLMAGETMAVVGESGSGKSTLARILLRLDEPDAGSAMWKGRDLFTMSPADLYKLRRDLQMVFQDPTQSLNPRMTVYQLISEAWVIHPDILPRAKWRERVAELLVQVGLGPEHMGRYPHQFSGGQRQRIAIARALALEPQLIICDEAVSALDVSVQAQVIALLDKLRREMGIAFIFIAHDLPVVRDFADHVMVMQKGDIVELGTVREVFDTPRENYTRALLAAGLNPDPDIQAAHRAARLQSAS, encoded by the coding sequence ATGGCTGAGCATCTTCTCGAAGTCCGCAACCTGTCGGTCGAGTTCCACACGGCGGTCGGCGTGGTGAAGGCGGTTCGCAACATCTCCTACCATCTCGACCGCGGCGAGACGCTGGCCATTCTCGGCGAGAGCGGGTCGGGCAAGTCGGTCTCCTCCTCGGCGATCATGAACCTGATCGACATGCCGCCGGGCCGCATCAGCTCGGGTGAAATCCTGCTCGACGGCGTGGACCTGCTGAAAATGCCGGCGCAGCAGCGACGTGAGGTGAATGGCCGCCGCATCGCCATGATTTTTCAGGATCCGCTGAGCCATCTCAACCCGGTCTATACGGTCGGCTGGCAGATCCGCGAGGCACTGACGACACATGGAACCGCCTCGGCGCAGGCGAAGGCGGAGGCGCTGCGCCTCCTGACGCGCGTGGGCATTCCGAACCCCGAGCAATCACTCGACAAGTATCCGCACGAGTTTTCGGGCGGTCAGCGTCAGCGTGTCATGATCGCGATGGCGCTTGCGCTGCGTCCCGACCTCCTCATCGCCGATGAACCGACGACGGCGCTCGACGTGACCGTCCAGGCCGAGGTGCTCGCCCTGCTGGAGGAATTGCAGCAGGAGACCGGCATGGCCGTGCTCATCATCACGCATGACCTTGGCGTTGTCGCCGAGATCGCGGACCGCGTCGTGGTGATGGAGAAGGGTGTGCTGGTCGAGACCGGCACTGTCCGCGAGGTCTACAAGAACCCGCAGCATCCCTATACCAGGAAGCTGATTGCCGCAGCACCCGGCAAGGGCGAGATGCACGCGCCCGCCGCCCGCGCTGAACCGGTGCTTTCGGTGCGCGACGTGCGCAAGCGTTATGGTTCCTTCGAAGCGTTGAAGGGCGTGTCCTTCGATCTCATGGCTGGCGAGACCATGGCCGTCGTCGGGGAAAGCGGTTCAGGTAAATCGACGCTTGCCCGCATTCTTCTGCGTCTCGACGAGCCAGATGCCGGCAGCGCCATGTGGAAGGGCCGCGATCTCTTCACCATGTCCCCGGCGGACCTCTACAAGCTGCGCCGTGACTTGCAGATGGTGTTCCAGGACCCGACGCAATCGCTCAATCCGCGCATGACCGTCTACCAGCTCATCTCCGAGGCCTGGGTCATTCATCCCGACATTCTTCCCAGGGCGAAATGGCGCGAGCGCGTGGCTGAGCTTCTGGTGCAGGTTGGCCTCGGCCCGGAACATATGGGGCGTTATCCCCACCAGTTCTCCGGTGGCCAGCGGCAGCGCATCGCGATTGCCCGGGCGCTCGCACTCGAACCACAGCTCATCATCTGCGACGAGGCGGTCTCGGCGCTCGATGTCTCGGTGCAGGCGCAGGTCATCGCGCTGCTCGACAAGCTGCGCCGTGAGATGGGCATCGCCTTCATCTTCATCGCCCATGACCTGCCGGTGGTGCGCGATTTCGCCGACCACGTCATGGTCATGCAGAAGGGCGATATCGTCGAACTCGGCACGGTGCGCGAGGTGTTCGACACGCCGCGGGAAAACTACACCCGCGCCCTTCTCGCCGCAGGGCTCAACCCCGATCCCGATATCCAGGCCGCTCATCGCGCCGCCCGCCTGCAGAGCGCCTCGTAA
- a CDS encoding ABC transporter permease, with protein MTLLTTDTAITEELPFAKRMFRMLLADKFALCAAIFLIVILILAIIGPNWLGDLATKQNLRGRNAAPFDWQRGWVWWMGADALGRPLLARIVVATQNTLMVAAGAVVLSAVIGTVLGLIAGFSSARVNQVIMRLADVIMSFPSLLIAVIVLYILGSSILNLMLVLAITRIPVYLRTARAEVLEIRERMFVQAARVMGASSKRILFRHILPVVLPTLTTLATLDFAYVMLAESALSFLGIGIQPPEITWGLMISQGRQYLTNAWWLSFWPGLAIILTTMSLNLLSNWLRIALDPVQRWRLEMKGRTNG; from the coding sequence ATGACCCTCCTGACCACCGACACCGCCATCACCGAGGAACTGCCGTTCGCCAAGCGCATGTTCCGCATGCTGCTGGCCGACAAGTTCGCGCTCTGCGCGGCGATTTTCCTTATCGTCATCCTGATCCTTGCAATCATCGGGCCGAACTGGCTGGGTGATCTTGCAACCAAGCAAAACCTGCGCGGCCGTAATGCAGCACCCTTCGACTGGCAGCGCGGCTGGGTTTGGTGGATGGGTGCGGATGCGCTCGGCCGCCCGCTGCTCGCCCGCATCGTCGTCGCCACGCAAAACACGCTGATGGTCGCCGCTGGCGCGGTCGTGCTCTCGGCGGTCATTGGCACGGTTCTCGGGCTCATCGCGGGCTTCTCGTCGGCGCGCGTCAATCAGGTGATCATGCGCCTTGCCGACGTCATCATGTCCTTTCCGTCACTGCTGATCGCGGTGATTGTGCTCTATATCCTCGGGTCGTCGATCCTCAACCTCATGCTGGTATTGGCGATCACCCGCATCCCGGTCTATCTGCGCACCGCGCGGGCAGAGGTGCTGGAGATCCGCGAGCGCATGTTCGTGCAGGCTGCGCGCGTCATGGGCGCGTCCTCCAAGCGCATCCTCTTTCGCCATATCCTGCCTGTCGTTTTGCCGACGTTGACGACGCTTGCGACACTCGACTTCGCCTATGTGATGCTGGCCGAAAGCGCGCTGTCCTTCCTCGGCATCGGCATCCAGCCACCGGAGATCACGTGGGGGCTGATGATCTCGCAAGGCAGGCAATATCTCACCAATGCCTGGTGGCTGTCCTTCTGGCCGGGCCTTGCCATCATCCTCACCACCATGTCGCTGAACCTGCTGTCGAACTGGCTGCGCATCGCGCTCGATCCGGTGCAGCGCTGGCGCCTTGAAATGAAGGGCCGCACGAATGGCTGA
- a CDS encoding ABC transporter permease, whose amino-acid sequence MLKFVRKRAVASLISLVGLIVIVFFLSRLTGDPAALFLPVEASAEMKQQFRELHGLNDPLLVQFGRYVGDVVTGDFGESLRKARPALDVVLEAFVWTLWLALITMTLVTGAAIVVGSLAAFRAGGFFDRLSSIISLVGASVPDFWIAIVAIVVFSVNLAWLPTSGTGSLLHWILPICVLFIRPFGIIVQVVRGSMIGALSSAYVKTARAKGVKSGPIIFVHALRNAMLPVITVIGDQAASLLNGAVIVETIFGFPGVGKLMIDSILQRDFNVVLAAILVTALAIFLMNLLIDLAYALLDPRIRH is encoded by the coding sequence ATGCTGAAATTCGTTCGAAAACGCGCTGTGGCCAGTCTGATCTCGCTCGTCGGACTGATCGTCATAGTCTTCTTTCTCTCGCGCTTGACGGGGGATCCGGCCGCCTTGTTCCTGCCGGTCGAGGCTTCCGCGGAGATGAAGCAGCAGTTCCGCGAACTGCATGGCTTGAACGATCCGCTGCTGGTGCAGTTCGGTCGCTATGTCGGTGATGTCGTTACCGGCGATTTCGGCGAATCGCTCCGCAAGGCACGCCCGGCGCTTGATGTCGTGCTCGAAGCCTTCGTCTGGACCCTCTGGCTTGCGCTCATAACCATGACGCTCGTCACCGGCGCCGCAATCGTCGTAGGCTCGCTCGCCGCTTTCCGCGCCGGCGGCTTCTTCGACCGTCTTTCCTCGATCATTTCCCTTGTCGGCGCTTCGGTTCCCGATTTCTGGATCGCCATCGTCGCGATCGTCGTCTTCTCAGTCAATCTCGCCTGGCTGCCGACTTCCGGCACCGGCTCGTTGCTGCACTGGATCCTGCCGATCTGCGTGCTCTTCATTCGCCCGTTCGGCATTATCGTGCAGGTGGTGCGCGGCTCGATGATTGGTGCACTGTCCTCCGCCTATGTGAAGACGGCGCGCGCCAAGGGGGTCAAATCCGGCCCGATCATCTTCGTGCATGCGCTGCGCAACGCCATGCTGCCGGTCATCACCGTTATCGGCGACCAGGCGGCGAGCCTGCTCAACGGCGCGGTCATCGTCGAGACCATTTTTGGCTTTCCCGGCGTCGGCAAGCTGATGATCGATTCCATCCTGCAGCGCGACTTCAACGTGGTGCTCGCCGCGATCCTCGTCACGGCGCTCGCAATCTTCCTCATGAACCTGTTGATCGACCTTGCCTATGCATTGCTCGATCCGCGGATCCGCCACTGA